One stretch of Halobacillus litoralis DNA includes these proteins:
- a CDS encoding acyl-CoA dehydrogenase family protein: MNFDFSDEQVMLRKAVRSFVDHEIMPYIGKWDANGHFDQETLKKLAELGLMGVCIPETYGGSGMDYNSLAIVCEELERGDTAFRTAVSVHTGLNSMTLLQWATESQKQKYLVPQAKGEKIGAFGLTEPAAGSDVAALQTTATLDGDHYVLNGQKTWISLCDVADQFLVFAYTDKSKKHHGISCFIVERTYEGFSSKATKGKLGIRAGNTGELFFDQMKVPKENLLGNEGDGFKIAMSALDSGRFTVAAGACGQIMACLEASVDYCHERETFGKEIGKHQLVQQMIAKMEAGLHMSRLLVYRAGALKNKGVRNTRETSLAKWQACDFANQAADDAVQIHGAYGYSNEYPVERYLRNSKAPVIYEGTREIHTIMQAEYVLGYRKDKPLSQMLPAWEG; encoded by the coding sequence ATGAACTTCGATTTCAGTGATGAACAGGTGATGTTAAGGAAAGCGGTCCGGAGTTTCGTCGACCATGAAATCATGCCCTACATCGGAAAATGGGATGCGAACGGACACTTTGATCAGGAAACGTTGAAAAAACTGGCGGAGCTCGGACTGATGGGTGTCTGCATTCCTGAAACCTATGGTGGAAGCGGGATGGATTACAATTCCCTCGCCATTGTCTGTGAAGAACTTGAGCGTGGAGACACGGCCTTCCGTACAGCTGTCAGCGTCCACACCGGCCTAAACAGCATGACCCTTCTGCAGTGGGCGACAGAGTCCCAGAAGCAGAAGTACTTAGTTCCGCAGGCGAAAGGTGAAAAGATCGGAGCTTTCGGTTTGACGGAACCGGCGGCAGGCTCTGATGTCGCCGCATTGCAGACGACCGCGACTCTCGACGGAGACCATTATGTACTGAACGGGCAGAAAACATGGATTTCCCTCTGTGATGTGGCCGATCAGTTTTTAGTGTTTGCTTATACGGATAAAAGCAAGAAACACCACGGCATCTCCTGTTTTATTGTAGAAAGAACCTATGAAGGCTTCTCCTCCAAAGCAACCAAAGGAAAGCTGGGCATACGCGCGGGGAATACGGGAGAATTGTTTTTTGACCAAATGAAGGTACCGAAGGAAAACCTGCTCGGCAATGAAGGGGATGGCTTCAAGATCGCCATGTCCGCCCTAGATAGCGGAAGGTTCACGGTTGCGGCAGGCGCGTGCGGACAGATCATGGCGTGTCTGGAAGCGAGCGTGGACTACTGTCATGAAAGAGAAACTTTTGGAAAAGAGATCGGAAAGCACCAGCTCGTCCAGCAGATGATCGCAAAAATGGAAGCGGGTCTGCACATGAGCCGCCTCCTCGTCTACCGGGCAGGTGCATTGAAAAACAAAGGGGTGAGAAACACTAGGGAGACTTCGCTCGCGAAATGGCAGGCGTGTGATTTTGCCAACCAGGCGGCGGACGATGCCGTGCAGATTCACGGAGCGTATGGTTACTCCAATGAATACCCTGTGGAGAGGTATTTACGGAATTCCAAAGCGCCTGTGATTTATGAGGGGACGAGGGAAATCCACACCATTATGCAGGCGGAATATGTACTCGGTTACCGTAAGGACAAACCGCTCAGTCAAATGCTTCCGGCGTGGGAAGGATAA
- a CDS encoding CaiB/BaiF CoA transferase family protein: MTAALEGIRVLDLTRVLAGPYCSMILGDLGAAIIKVEAPGGSDETRTWGPPFKEGVSAYYLCANRNKKSLTLDLKSTEGKEVLEKLVRESDVIINNFKTGTMDRLGIGYDHLKELNPRIVFCSITGFGETGPYKHLPGYDFIIQAMSGLMSITGDDQSGPQKLGVAITDILTGLYACIGIQTALLERERSGAGQKIDLSLYDSAVSSLINIGSNFLMTGKVPERLGNHHANIVPYQTFRSRDGDMVIAVGNDRQFAQLCAIVGQPSLAAEARFSTNAGRVENREELSMILQEQFLNEDTAYWKSRCHEKHIPFGPIQSLEEVSKDEQLKARDMFLTCEHPKAGDVQMIGSPLKLSRTPVEYKQHPPEAGEHTEEILTRLGYDKKTIHKWKKDHKV, translated from the coding sequence GTGACCGCCGCATTGGAAGGCATCCGCGTCCTCGATTTGACCCGGGTTCTCGCCGGCCCTTATTGTTCGATGATCCTTGGAGATCTCGGAGCTGCGATCATTAAAGTCGAAGCTCCCGGAGGTAGTGACGAAACCCGTACGTGGGGACCTCCCTTCAAAGAAGGGGTGAGTGCCTATTATCTTTGTGCCAACCGGAATAAAAAGAGTTTGACGCTCGATCTGAAGTCTACTGAAGGAAAAGAAGTGTTGGAAAAACTCGTCAGAGAAAGTGATGTTATCATCAACAACTTCAAGACGGGAACGATGGACCGGCTTGGGATCGGGTATGACCATTTAAAAGAGCTCAACCCCCGCATCGTTTTTTGCTCGATTACGGGTTTTGGAGAGACAGGCCCATACAAGCACCTTCCCGGCTATGATTTCATCATCCAGGCGATGAGCGGCCTGATGAGCATCACGGGGGATGATCAGTCGGGTCCGCAGAAACTCGGTGTGGCCATTACGGACATCCTTACCGGCTTGTATGCCTGCATCGGTATCCAAACGGCGCTGTTAGAACGTGAACGATCCGGAGCAGGTCAGAAAATCGATTTATCCTTATACGATTCTGCCGTCAGTTCCCTCATCAACATCGGGAGCAATTTTTTAATGACCGGAAAAGTCCCGGAGCGGCTCGGAAATCATCACGCCAATATCGTGCCATACCAGACGTTTCGATCCCGTGATGGGGATATGGTCATCGCTGTCGGGAATGACCGTCAATTCGCTCAATTATGCGCGATTGTCGGACAACCTTCGCTTGCTGCGGAAGCTCGTTTTTCTACGAATGCAGGCAGGGTGGAAAACAGAGAGGAACTTTCGATGATCTTACAGGAACAGTTTTTGAACGAGGATACGGCTTACTGGAAAAGCCGATGCCATGAAAAACACATCCCTTTCGGCCCGATTCAATCGCTCGAAGAGGTTTCTAAAGATGAACAGCTGAAAGCCCGAGACATGTTCCTTACCTGCGAGCATCCAAAAGCCGGTGATGTGCAGATGATCGGAAGTCCACTGAAACTATCCCGAACGCCGGTGGAATACAAGCAGCATCCCCCGGAGGCGGGTGAACATACAGAAGAAATTCTTACAAGACTCGGATATGACAAAAAAACGATCCATAAATGGAAAAAGGATCACAAGGTGTAA